GGAAAAGGCTTTGACATCACTGTGAGCTTAGCAGGCCTTTGAGATATCCCCTGAGCCCAGTGTGGCCCCTGCCTTTCCACCAGGACCCCAAACTCCTCACCCTGATAGTGGATCCTGAAGCCAGCACCCCTGGGGACCCGTGGGCTCTGAAAGTGCAGGAGCAGCCGGTTGGTGGGACTCCGAAGGACCTGTCCTTCACCCAGCATGGAGGAGTTAGCCAGGAGTCGGGGGGCCAGACCTGGAGACCCCCCACCAGCCAGCACCAGAAGTTCCTCCTCCCGAGACAGGTTCAGCATCTGCACCTAAAGAAGCCAGATCCAGACCCGCCAGGGCAAGTCAGCCAAGGTGGTAACCCCCTAAGCCCCCCACCCTTTTCATTGTATGTAACATCACAGTGACACTGGCCAAGTTGTAGAACTCTAGGAGAGTTTGTGAGAGCCTCAGAAACCAGGCTCATCGGAGAAAACAAGTTCTCTGGTTCTTAGGCCAAACCTGCGCACACCCCTGGGCACAGAGGAAAGGGTTAGGAGGTTTCACAATAGGATGCCTAATGCAGTTACCTGGATCTCAATGCCGTAGCCAGGGTAGACATGGATACTGTACGTGCAGTCCAGGAGCCCCAAGGTGCGGCTGGTTGAGCTCCCTAAATCTGGGGATTCAACGTGCCCTTCGCCTTCGGAGATGTTGTTATTACACAGAACTAAAGAGACAGAAGCGCCGGGACTGAGAGATTCTCTGCATTCGTGCCCTCCCAGCCAAGCAACTCCGGGGGTCCCCATCCATCATCTCCCCAGCACCCTTCATAACTTAATCCAATGCTTACTCTTCCACGGGTGCCCAGAACTCCCTTCCCCAACTCTCATAATAGATAAAAACCTAGAACGGCGCTGGTACATAGTAAGCATAGATCAATGCTAGCCTTTATGATTACTCTTAAGCAGAAGACCCTCTCCTATCTGGATCCCTTCTTCCACACATATGCAGCAGCCTCTCCCCTATCCACGCCCTGCTCCTCTCCCACATCCCCCATCAATCGTCTCACCTGGGCTGGTCACTGTTGTGGTGACAGTTGTCGTGGTGATAATGGTGGTCGttgtctcctcttctcctccctcgGGCCCCAGGGGTGGGCCTGGGGAGGCGGGACCGGGAAGGGGCGGGGCTGTGGTTCCTGGGGGCGGGGTCAGCAGCTCTGGCGCGGTGGGGCCTGCCCCCCTACCCCCTTTAGGGGTTACGGCGGTTGTCAGAGGCCCTGTGCCCGGCTCAGTGGCCCGAGGCAGAAAGGGTGCTGCAATAGTCTGGCCGACTGGAGGGGTTGCTAGTGTGGGGTCTGGATCAGATCCTGGGATAGGGCAAGGGAAGTCAGGGAACAGGAGGAGCAAATTGGTGGGCTTTGGTTGGGGAGTAGGGCTCAGGGAAACTGAGAGTTCCCATTGAGACCAAAAGACTTCCCCCACAAGGCACAGATCCcccacctctcccttccccaccccagcttcCCACCGCCTCTCAAGCCTTCCACATCCTGCCCTCcaccctttttcttctctgtgtccaGGCCCTTCCACTCTGACAGTCTCATCGAGcatctctgtctctccattcAGATCTGGCTCCCTCTCCTGGTTACCCCTTTCTTGTTcgtctgtctttttcttttgctctctctAGAACTCTTGATCTCTGTTTAATATTCTTACCCCTCTCTGATTTTATGATTCTAAATCTACTaatccttgcttttctctctctttctgtgttttttttttttttgtcccactCTATCTCTGATTCTGGTCTGAGTttccatctgtctttctctttgatCGTCTGCTTTTCCGTCTGGCTCTGTTTCTTGATCATTCTGGCTCTCTGTATACGTCCAGTTTTGATTCTCTCGaaccatctctctgtctctctctgtatttTACTGGCCTGGTTGCCCATCTCCCTGAGTTAAtgtccctccctctgcctctcagcTTCTGCCACTCTGGGGGCCTCACCCGGCAGGTAGCCCATCTCTGGGCCCTTCCTCAGCAGGGCCCCATGGAGCAGCTCTGCCAAGGCTTCAGAGGCTACTGTGGGAGTCTCACTTCCAGGCTCCGGCaatgcctcctcctccttcaggggCAGACCTAGGAGATGAAATCATCTGAGCTCTTCCACTGCCCCACACgccttccttctccagaaagatcTTTTCCAGAGCTCTTCCTCCCCAGTCAGCTGGGCCAGCAGGAGCTCGAAGGGTCCCAGACTGGGCTGAGAGCCAAGAATGGAGGAGGGGCTCCCCGCTGCCCATCACACCCCCtagccctttctttctcccttttcccctAGGCCGTGTGGGCCCTCAGTAAGCACCTTGGACAGCGCCAGCAGGGCAGAGAAGCGGCGGGTTGCTACCTTCATTTTCCCCTTAGAGGTGCTCCCCGCAACCCCGGGGCTCTGCGGAGGGTCTGGCAGCACCTCCCAGCCCTTGCTTCTGCAGTGCTTAGCTTTCTCTCTGGgtttctgtctgcagtgtggTTCTCTCTCTCGGCGCTacccacctccccccccccccctcatTCTCTGCAGTCTCTGCCCCCTTCACTGGAGTCTGGCTAGAGGGTCAGAGTGGGGGAGTAAATATCTGGTCTCTGAGCACTGCCTCTGTTCATCTGTCTTTGTCCATACGTCCAAGAATATTTGTGTGTGCAGTGCCTGGCATCTCTCCCATCACCTCCATCTCCCACCCAGGTACCCTGCCTGCTTCTGCCGCCTCCGCAGATAGCCCCCCACCCGCAACTTCCCCAGCCCTTCTCCCTGGATTTAACCCCTGAGACGCTGCTAAAAGCTCCCCTCATTCGTTTCCCAACTCAATATATGGGGTTAGGGTATCCAGGTGCAAGCCAGAAAGCCCTGGCTTGCCCCCCTACTACGTCCGTCAGctgtgcccctcccctcccccaggagctCAGAAGACGCAGGATGTTCTGGGAAAGAAAGATATAGAACCCCCTCAGGGGGACCTTCCCGGGGGCCCACCGCCATGCACCCATGTCCTTACCCTGAATCCAGGGACAGCTCAGCAGAAATAGGAACAGCAGCTGGGGAGGCGGCGGATGCTGGGCCCTGGGAGTCCCCATGGCGACTCACACCAATTTCTCTCCTCTGCGACTCTCCTAAATAATCTAGCTGTCACCTTTCCTCCGTCTCCTTTTATCTTTCTTGTTAATTTTTACCCCTTACTAGCAGTTAGTAAGGGAGACAAATTTTCTGCCCTTTGGGACGGAGAGGTAGAACTAGGTAGGGGGTCGCCTGGAGCCCACCCTTCTTTGCCCAATCTCTTCTGTCCTCTGCTGCCGAGTGTGTGGGAGAGGGGGCGCGGCTCCGGCTGCAGGGGGTGGGGCCGAGAAGGGCGAAGGAGCCGGGTCGCCTGGGTTACCCTCTGGCTCAGGCGCCTGGGTCCCCCGGGTTGGCTGGATTCTAAGCTGGGGGAGAGGGTCGAGGCAAAACAGGTCCCGGGGACCTAGGGTGGGGTCGAAAATAGGGAGGGTCCCTACTGTGCTCTAGTGGGgcttggtggggaggggtggagagggggTTGCAGAACCTGGAGAGCTGAGGCTCGGGCACTGGAGCTGCGGGAGAGAGAAGCTGAGAAAGGTGTCGAGCCCACGTCAGATCCTGGGGACGGGCGAAGGGAGGGGCCTGGGATTTATttggggcggtggggggagggaggaggaggaagtgcaGATGGAGGAAGGAGGGACCACACGAGCCAGGGTCGTAATCCTCACTCCCGCGGCCCCTAGGGGAAGCGAAGGAAACTCTGGTCCCAGCAGTAATTATACCCCTCCCCCAACCATTCCAGCATATTTGAAAGCTGAATCTTCTCTTCCTGGTGTGCCCAGGGGGGCAGCGTAGCTGGATTCGCGCTTGCTCAGCCTCCCAGTATGCCCCCGGCTTACTTCCAGACCCTTTCAGAGGAGCTCATGTGGAATGGGCtttcccttcctccaggagaATGATAGGTTCCTACGTTTGTGAGAAGTCTAAGGGGTGACAGGGTGGGACTTGGGGAGGGGAGACCCTCCCCTTCTAACGTACAACAGGACCCCAGCCAGCTGTCTGGCGGCTTcaactttgatttattttttttctcctgacctCCTCACTCGAGGCCTCCGGAGCGCCCTTTTCAGCACCACCAGAAAGGACAGCTCTTCTCGGCCCCGCCCAAGCTGGCCTGGCCCGCGGCGCGGCGGGCGATTGGCTGCGGCCACCTTCAGTATCAATCTGGCTCCCGCCGGGGGCTGGCTCTCGTGAAGGCGAAGGGGGAGGTGGAGTCACAGGCCGACTGGTCTGGGGATCGGCTGACCCACGGACAGGCCGCAGCATCCCTGTCCGCAGTCCGCGAGCGCCCGCCTTGTCAGTCAGTCCTCGCCCTCGCCCCGCCCCCTAGCTTGCCACACCCCTCTCAGGCCCCGCCCTTTCTTTTCGCATTGCGGGGCACTGGAGGTTGGCGCTGTGCCCCCGGCGCCCCACGTGGCGGCCCGTAGGGGCCGGGGGAGGCAAATCCGGAGACGGACCCCCCTCAGCCCCCCGACCCCAACCCGGCTGAGTTGCGGTTGCCACTGGGCGAGGGCGGGGGTCGCCAAGCTGAGAGGACTGTGGGGAGGGGTGACGTCAGGGTGAGTGGGAGCCAAGAAAGGAGCGAGTaggagagaggtggggagggggtagcgggagagagagagaagccgtGGGTCGGGTCGAATGAGAAGCGAGGgcaggcaggagaaaagggggaggaaggagagagaagtcgCTGCAGAGGACGGCTGACTGCGTTCCTTTCCCGGGGCTGCGGGTCTAAGTAGGGTAGGAAGTGCTGTCTGGGGAAGCTGGAAGGAAAGCGGGGatagggaggaaaagagagagcgaaaagaggtgggggtgggggcggggtggtggtggaggaggagagaggaacggagaaggggagaaaggagagactGACCGGAAAGAGGAAACTGCcggaaggagaaaggaggaaagaggcaaaatagaaagaggagagttggaaggagaaagaagtagaagagagagagagaggtagaaggagagaaaagaagggttAGAGGTAcatgaagggagggagaaaggaggaggTACACGGTGGCAACAGGATCTCAGGACAGAGAATCAAGAGTAGGAATGTGGCGAGGAAGCAGCGCAGGGGGTAGCCAGGGAGCCGCCATGGAGGGAACCGGTGGAGAACTGGGGGGACAGGGGAACTGGGGTCTGGAGGATGCCCCAGGTCTCTTAGCcagggcctccctgcccatcatgcCTGCATGGCCATTGCCTCTGGCCTCTTCTGCCCTTACCCTGCTCCTTGGAGCCCTCACTTCCCTTTTCCTCTGGTATTGCTACCGCCTGGGCTCCCAAGACATGCAGGCCCTGGGGACTGGAAGTCGGGCTGGGGCTGTTGGTGGTAGGCCTGGAGGGTGCTCTGAAGCGGGCAGGCCAAGTCCAGGCCGCTCTGGAGAGTCCGGAGAAGGACCCAGGACGGAAGGCCTAATGAGCCGTCGCCTTCGCGCCTATGCCAGGCGCTACTCTTGGGCAGGGATGGGTAGGGTGAGGCGGGCAGCTCAGGGTGGCCCCAGCCCAGGGGGAGGGCCAGGGGTCCTGGGCATCCAGCGCCCAGGCCTGCTTTTCCTGCCAgacctgccctctgcccccttcGTGCCCCGGGAGGCCCAGAGGCATGATGTGGAGCTCCTGGAGAGCAGCTTCCCTGCTATCCTGCGGGACTTTGGGGCTGTGAGCTGGGACTTCTCAGGGACGACTCCTCCACCTCGGGGCTGGtccccacccctggcccctggGTGCTACCAGCTCCTGCTATACCAAGCAGGCCGCTGCCAACCCAGCAACTGCCGCCGGTGCCCGGGGGCCTATCGGGCACTGAGGGGGCTGCGAAGCTTTATGAGTGCTAACACCTTCGGCAACGCTGGCTTCTCCGTCCTCCTGCCTGGCGCCCGGCTTGAGGGCCGCTGTGGGCCCACCAATGCCCGCGTCAGATGTCATCTGGGTAAGTGGATGCTGCTTATAGACCACCTCCTTGCCTCCACGATTTCCCCTCCAGACTCTCTCCTTGCCATCATAGCTTTCTACACTGTGATTCTGATTGTGCCTTCTCAGAAATCTTCCGTGACTCCCTATTGCCCACAGCAGCATTTCCTGAGTTTCAATGATCAGAAAGCCATCTTCACAAGGTTCCCATAGTCATTTACCACCTGTCCTGTTTCTTCATATTGACTCCCcctgttttgttttacttattaGAAGGCATCTGTGTAGAACAATGATGATCAGTATTACTTGCCCTAAATAGAAGTTATTCATAAGACaagtttaaacttaaaaaaaaaaaaagcttgaaaacTTCTAGCAAAATATTCTAGTCTGAGACTGAAGCCTACATTCTCCTCCTTTAAAAAGGAGCAATGTTGGGAATTCCCCGGCAGTCTAGTGGTTGTAAatgttgctaagttatgtctgactcttttgcgacctcgtggactgtagcctgccaggctcttctgtcaatgggatttcccaggcaagaatactggagtgtgttgccattgccttctccagggaatctttctgacccaggggtaaaacccatgtctcctgcattggcaggcagcaactctaccactgagccaccagggcctgggttcaatccctggtagaggaactaCGACCCCAGAAGCCACATGGTGcagtccaaaataaaaaaataaaaagcagcaaTGTTAGTAGGGGTGCTAAAGTTATGGTAGCAtcaaacagattttcttttcaatgttttaaaggttgaaagaaaatgaggagaaaaacaATCCCTCATTTTCTGATTGATAAGTTATTTAATGTTATGACCTCGTTTTGCCTACAGTCATCTCCTGTGCTACCAGTTGAATGTGTTCTGTACTTTAACGCACACTGGCTTTGAAGAGCCTGGATCAAGTTcagctcttttctctcttctcccacctgttcccttctttcccttcccttctaccACGTCCTAAATTATGAAGGCCTTCTGGCTGGTCCTGGCAGATGCCACATGCATGCTCTTAACCTAGGATGCCTTTCCCCCTTTATCACCTCCTGGGAAACTCCTAATTAGCCTTCACAATTCACACTTTGAAATGTCACACCTCCTCTGGGATGTCCCCCTATTCCCCATTATTTAAGTTGGCTCCTCAGTTTTCTGCACCCCACTGTGTGGTCCTCGGCAGGATGGAGCCCTTTGCTTTATACTTTTTGGGGAGAGAGGACCTAACACAAGAGAGGGTTCTTGAGTTAAAATGACAGAAACCCAAGAAGGGAGGCTGGTTCCTTTAGAAacccttcccttttctctgaaaCAGAACTGATTGTGCTTTGCACTGTTTCCCATCTCCTAGCATGTCCTCCCATCCACCACTGTATTGTAATCTTACACAGGTCACCTTCTAGAGAGCTAGGGGAACACCATTTGTTGTTGCCTtgtccagtcgctaagtcgtgtccgactctttgcgaccccacggactgcagcctgccaggctcccctgtctttcactatctcccagagattgctcaaattcatgtccattgagccagtgatgctatttaaccatctcatcctctgctacccccttctccttttgcctttaatctttcccagcatcagggtcttttccagtgagtcagctctttgcatcaggtggtcataAAACCATAGAACCTGGTGTGTAAAATTCTCAGATTCTGCTTTTTGACTTAAGGGGGTGGGCCTCTTCAACGGAGGCAGGAATTTGGAGGTCTGCATCTCTTTATACAGGCCTGAAGATTCCCCCTGGTTGTGAGCTGGTGGTCGGGGGCGAGCCCCAGTGCTGGGCTGAGGGACACTGTCTTCTGGTGGATGACTCCTTCCTGTACACAGTGGCTCATAATGGTAATGGGGCTCCCATTCTGCCAGGAGGGATGAGGGACTGAAGAGTGAAGGGGATTAGACTATAAAGGCTGCAGAATTGGACCCAGCTGGCTTCCTGTCCTACACCACTATTTCCCAGTTgcatgaccttgaacaagtcacatGATTTCTCCAATCACCTGGAAAACAGGGCAACCCCCTTCTTTGTCAGGTgactgtaaggattaaataagctAATGTAGGTGCACACCCAAGTGGTTCGTGGCACCAGACCCTCGACCTGACCCCCTGGGTTCCTGTCCTCCCTCTGGCACTTACTAgcagtgtgacctcaggcaagttacttaacctctttgtgcctcagttacTGTGTATAAAATGGGAATGCTTATGGTACTATCTCCTAGTTTGTTTTGATGATTAAGAGCTAATACACGTAAGGGatcagaacagtgtctggcacttaTATGCATAGTGTCTGCCTGAGTATTTGATAAGTGCTCTGGCCTGTAAGTACTTAATGTCAGCTGCTCTGCTCTCTCCACCCCCACGTGTCCTAGGCTCTCCCGAAGATGGGCCTCGAGTGGTGTTCATCGTGGACCTCTGGCATCCCAACGTGGCTGGGGCCGAACGCCAGGCCCTCGACTTTGTCTTCGCACCAGACCCTTGAAGGAAAATGCTTCTTTCAAACATCTGGGCTGGAGAGAGGCTGCACTCAGGGATGGCTTGAGTGGTAGCCAGGACCGCCTctccactgcaggggatggggtggggctgAGGGTGGGAACTGGCCAGGGAACActgaaatacagattttaaatgcTCTCCTGACTACTTTCTTCCCAGCTGGCAGCCCAGGGAAAGGCTGGGGGCAAGGGTCTGTGTCTTCTCCCATCCAGGTGTCTCCCTAAACAAGCCATCTCCCTGGGAGCCAGCAGCAGACCCTCAACTCGACTTTATTCCaataatttaatagaaaattaaaataataaataatatgaaacaaATTGGGAAGATGCTGAGCCGGTGCAGGCCCAGGTCAGCCTAGTATTAAGGAAGTAGGGAGGGtggcggggaggaggagggagcaaACAACCCTTCGCAATGGTGAGGAGGCGGCTCAGAACGCGGTGGGTGTTATCACGGTGGCTTGACACTTTGGCGTGTAGATGtactaaaaaaagagaaagggaattcTAAATCCTTCTAAACCCGCTggtgaggggagagggcaggacaACGATGGGGATGAAGGAACGAACGTAGGCCTTCTGAAGGCCTctgaggggaggggctggaaTGTACCATGTGGTTAGCAATGAGGTGGGAATGGATGGAAAAGGGCCAAAGTGAACTGTACCATGTGATGAAGGGACGGAAGGGAGACCCACGACTTGGCCAGCAAAGCCGGGGCAAAGAtctgggaaggggaggaggaaaagagagagggactCGGGTCCCAGTGGCTAGAGGAAAATTCAGGGTAAAATTCAGTCCTTGAAGACAATCTGTTGGCCGTGAGGACGCTCATCATGCGTGATGTGGCGCCGGACGTGGATCCTGCGGACACGGTGCTCTCGGTTGTCCTCATCCTCCCCTCGGCTGGCTCCACCACCTCCAGCTGCACCTCCTGTGGCCTCCAGGAGGGCTGGGTCTGGGCCTCGGGGAGTCTCGTAGATCAGGATGTTCAGGGTCTCCTCAAAGATCCGGGCCTCTGGGAATTCCACCTGCAAAAGGCCAGCAACCCCCAGCTCCCTCCTGGCCTGACTATACAgccatcccctcccccaggctgctcctgcattggcagcctcCTAGCTTGTGCAGTCGCCTGGCCTCCACAGTCACAGGTTCCTTGAGCCTGGACTGTCCTCTTTGCTATGTCTGTACTCAGCAAAGTCGTGCTTGTGCTGTGAAGTCCagctctgaagtcaggcagagttATTTGCTTTGTCCTTTGTTGCTAGGtctctt
This portion of the Bos indicus x Bos taurus breed Angus x Brahman F1 hybrid chromosome 25, Bos_hybrid_MaternalHap_v2.0, whole genome shotgun sequence genome encodes:
- the ASPHD1 gene encoding aspartate beta-hydroxylase domain-containing protein 1, producing the protein MWRGSSAGGSQGAAMEGTGGELGGQGNWGLEDAPGLLARASLPIMPAWPLPLASSALTLLLGALTSLFLWYCYRLGSQDMQALGTGSRAGAVGGRPGGCSEAGRPSPGRSGESGEGPRTEGLMSRRLRAYARRYSWAGMGRVRRAAQGGPSPGGGPGVLGIQRPGLLFLPDLPSAPFVPREAQRHDVELLESSFPAILRDFGAVSWDFSGTTPPPRGWSPPLAPGCYQLLLYQAGRCQPSNCRRCPGAYRALRGLRSFMSANTFGNAGFSVLLPGARLEGRCGPTNARVRCHLGLKIPPGCELVVGGEPQCWAEGHCLLVDDSFLYTVAHNGSPEDGPRVVFIVDLWHPNVAGAERQALDFVFAPDP